A window of Pirellula sp. SH-Sr6A contains these coding sequences:
- a CDS encoding anti-sigma factor, whose translation MKATFNQDQRFEDLIAGFVLGDLNDQEMAELQSYSSEEVESAVERTEVAAARALLTFESQSSRIAPMPDDLRKRLSSQAWSAHTASDELRLFSRSTLGGALSATSSSPAVEVTQRTQPTSSMELREMVGWFAAVAATALAIASWLPNWNDGIAGGRARPGSLQQAAVDRAALLASAEDLVRVSWTRPGDASATTSEESSDLGDVVWSSKFQKGYMRIQGLKPNDPTQEQYQLWILDPNRDSKPVDGGVFDIDQAGEVVLPIHAKLKVDDPTLFAITIEKPGGVVVSDQSRLPLLAVVSAR comes from the coding sequence ATGAAAGCGACCTTTAACCAAGACCAACGATTCGAGGATTTGATCGCGGGATTTGTCTTGGGCGATCTCAACGATCAGGAAATGGCAGAACTCCAGTCCTATTCGTCCGAAGAGGTGGAGTCTGCTGTCGAGCGAACAGAAGTAGCAGCGGCTCGAGCCCTGCTCACTTTCGAAAGCCAATCCTCTCGCATCGCCCCCATGCCTGATGACTTGCGAAAGCGACTTTCATCCCAGGCATGGAGCGCCCACACGGCGAGCGATGAGCTCCGGTTGTTCAGTCGTTCCACCTTGGGCGGGGCACTTTCTGCAACGTCATCATCGCCTGCTGTGGAAGTAACCCAGCGGACGCAGCCCACTAGCTCCATGGAATTGCGCGAGATGGTGGGATGGTTTGCAGCTGTTGCGGCGACCGCGTTGGCGATTGCCAGTTGGCTCCCCAATTGGAACGATGGAATAGCGGGGGGGAGGGCTCGACCCGGTTCGCTCCAACAAGCGGCGGTCGACCGCGCTGCATTGCTCGCCTCTGCCGAGGATTTGGTGCGCGTATCGTGGACTCGTCCAGGCGACGCATCGGCGACGACTTCGGAGGAGAGTTCGGATTTGGGCGACGTCGTGTGGAGTTCCAAATTTCAAAAGGGCTACATGCGCATCCAAGGTTTGAAGCCGAACGATCCAACCCAGGAACAGTACCAGCTTTGGATTCTCGATCCCAATCGAGACAGCAAACCGGTGGATGGCGGCGTTTTCGATATTGATCAAGCAGGTGAAGTCGTATTGCCCATCCACGCCAAATTGAAAGTAGACGATCCGACCTTGTTCGCTATTACCATCGAAAAGCCAGGCGGGGTTGTCGTCTCCGATCAATCGCGTCTCCCCTTGCTCGCGGTTGTTTCTGCCCGGTAA
- a CDS encoding RNA polymerase sigma factor has translation MSTLSIRDTLSVSPPSRTKTLQPARQSGSRRNEMSNASILQRIAMREEAAFEECIQRYGSLVWSLANRFTSTHADAEDATQEIFVEIWQKAHRWDAEKSAESTFITMIARRKLIDRFRKSSRSLEVASIGSEAELPAADSSELVDILDESEKALECLDRLNSVHRDVLRRSIQVGDSHSRIAEQLGLPLGTVKTYARRSLIQLRECMERRALRQGVSR, from the coding sequence ATGTCGACGCTATCGATTCGGGATACCTTGTCAGTTTCCCCCCCATCCCGCACCAAAACATTGCAGCCGGCGAGACAGTCCGGTTCACGGCGTAACGAGATGTCCAACGCTTCAATCCTTCAACGCATCGCGATGCGCGAGGAAGCAGCCTTCGAGGAGTGTATCCAGCGCTATGGATCGCTGGTATGGTCATTGGCCAATCGCTTCACGTCGACCCATGCCGACGCCGAAGATGCGACGCAGGAAATCTTCGTCGAGATTTGGCAGAAAGCGCATCGATGGGATGCGGAGAAATCGGCCGAATCCACATTTATTACGATGATCGCGCGACGAAAGCTGATCGATCGTTTTCGAAAGTCGAGTCGCTCGCTCGAAGTCGCCAGTATCGGTTCGGAAGCGGAGTTGCCTGCGGCGGACTCCAGCGAGCTCGTCGATATCTTAGACGAATCGGAAAAGGCGCTCGAATGTTTAGATCGACTCAATTCCGTGCATCGCGACGTTTTGCGTCGATCGATTCAAGTTGGTGACTCGCATTCACGGATCGCTGAGCAACTTGGTCTTCCACTCGGCACGGTAAAAACTTACGCGCGCCGAAGCTTGATTCAGCTGAGGGAGTGTATGGAACGGAGAGCGTTGCGGCAGGGAGTGTCACGATGA
- a CDS encoding ATP-binding protein, with protein sequence MIQENHGLLVILSQGQSRSPEKRALEEGIADMAARLPNTVSLVVPHLYDLGNDSESLARIRQWKGPLVILTWLFDRAAHWILDRMDIRGTPGDVELINPDAKLDADDDEDETEDAVDEREEDRVVKIHPRPNRGIYSIDLRASDRLEAFETEFRRILNLERLDSTEDRETLTLERFLHPTNSTALSTDRLGMLDATSSTTPPSTLQENLLPIVHESPLGITPIRIDEHPARRWYPVIDYSRCTNCMECIDFCLFGVYGVDRAETILVEQPDNCRKGCPACSRVCPENAIIFPQHKSPAIAGAPVESGGAFKIDLSKLFGAPDRNEDPVAAAARERDEQLILAGRAAVGSATSPGSSKPATAASLVAENGGATKPSRDALDSLIDQLDSLDL encoded by the coding sequence ATGATCCAAGAAAACCATGGACTGCTGGTCATTCTCTCCCAGGGGCAAAGCCGTAGCCCAGAAAAGCGGGCTTTGGAGGAAGGGATCGCAGACATGGCGGCTCGGCTCCCTAATACGGTATCACTCGTTGTCCCGCATCTCTACGACCTTGGGAACGACAGCGAGAGTTTGGCTCGTATCCGTCAGTGGAAAGGTCCACTCGTCATTTTGACTTGGCTCTTCGATCGCGCTGCCCATTGGATTCTCGATCGCATGGACATTCGCGGTACTCCGGGGGATGTCGAGTTGATCAATCCGGACGCAAAGTTGGATGCGGATGACGACGAAGACGAAACCGAGGACGCAGTCGACGAACGGGAGGAAGATCGCGTTGTCAAAATCCATCCCCGTCCGAATCGCGGGATCTACTCGATCGATCTTCGAGCCAGCGATCGGTTAGAAGCCTTTGAAACGGAGTTTCGCCGCATCCTGAATCTGGAGCGATTGGATTCCACCGAAGATCGTGAAACGCTGACTCTCGAGCGGTTCCTGCACCCCACCAACAGTACCGCGTTGTCGACGGACAGGCTCGGGATGCTCGATGCCACATCCTCGACGACACCTCCGAGCACGCTCCAGGAGAATCTACTTCCCATCGTCCACGAGTCTCCTCTCGGGATTACTCCGATTCGGATCGATGAGCATCCTGCGAGACGATGGTATCCGGTCATCGACTACAGTCGTTGCACCAACTGCATGGAGTGCATCGACTTCTGCCTCTTCGGAGTCTACGGAGTGGATCGTGCGGAAACGATACTCGTCGAGCAACCTGACAATTGTCGAAAGGGCTGCCCCGCGTGCTCCCGCGTTTGTCCAGAAAACGCGATCATTTTCCCCCAACACAAATCGCCCGCGATCGCTGGTGCGCCTGTGGAATCGGGTGGTGCGTTCAAAATCGACTTGTCGAAGCTCTTCGGTGCACCGGATCGTAATGAAGATCCCGTCGCCGCTGCCGCTCGAGAACGAGACGAGCAGTTGATTCTCGCTGGGCGGGCTGCAGTTGGCTCGGCGACGTCTCCTGGCAGTTCCAAGCCCGCGACGGCGGCTTCATTGGTGGCAGAAAACGGTGGCGCGACGAAGCCATCTCGCGACGCCCTCGATTCCTTGATCGATCAGCTCGATAGTCTCGATCTTTAG
- a CDS encoding heavy metal translocating P-type ATPase yields the protein MEKNIPAIPSKSLKREHSEPPKWEAIQTFVCFALGLTGFLLQRFLSPEYQYGALIPLVGAYLAGGNKTATEAAISLWHRKLNIDLLMILAALGAAILGDWVEGVILLFLFSLSGTLEAFASYRTNRSIEALIRLRPSTANRLVVNSSQSTAPQEESVPIESLAVGDCVRVRPGERYPVDGKIVDGETWVDESTLTGESRPIAKQKGADVYSGTMNGAGTVVVEMRKEIGDTTLERIVAMVHEAQTKKTATERFVDTWQQPYVIAVIVGALVTFFATLFWNRSDANDAFYHAMVLLVAASPCAVVLSSPSVMLSAIALAGRHGVLVKGGTHIEHLGTIDVLAMDKTGTITMGKPTVQEIWTPPGCSPNKLLAYAALVETQSEHPLAQPILDELAKRGEPIPNVVLQEFHSHTGLGVHASIDGVWVGIGKESLFESHDHPFPASIQEQVSKMRERGETALPVVTSDPGMFGIISVTDPLRSDTDSTLKTLKGLAIPKIVLLTGDHPRVAQAIAGKLPFDEIVAGLMPDEKVKHLVRLGEGQKCIAMVGDGVNDAPALATADVGIAMGGVGSDVALEVADVVLMRDNLSALPIAIWIGRVANRRVRQNLFFSFSMIGLLVASSFFNLPMWMGVLGHEGSTLLVVFNGIRLLWTRIPDSLRGVGREGTTGHLDG from the coding sequence ATGGAAAAGAATATTCCAGCTATTCCCTCGAAGAGTTTGAAGCGCGAGCATTCCGAGCCACCGAAATGGGAGGCGATTCAAACGTTCGTTTGTTTTGCGCTTGGACTGACTGGTTTTTTGCTTCAACGTTTTCTATCGCCCGAGTATCAATACGGGGCGTTGATCCCTCTCGTGGGTGCTTATCTGGCCGGTGGCAACAAGACGGCAACAGAAGCCGCGATTAGTTTGTGGCATCGCAAATTGAACATCGATCTGCTCATGATCTTGGCCGCACTAGGAGCTGCGATCCTTGGAGATTGGGTAGAAGGGGTCATTCTGTTGTTCCTCTTTTCGTTGAGCGGAACACTCGAAGCGTTTGCTTCGTACCGTACCAATCGTTCTATCGAGGCGTTGATTCGTCTGCGCCCCAGCACCGCGAATCGGCTTGTCGTGAATTCGAGTCAATCGACTGCGCCGCAGGAGGAATCGGTCCCCATCGAATCGCTGGCAGTAGGTGATTGCGTTCGAGTTCGACCTGGAGAGCGATATCCGGTCGATGGGAAAATTGTGGATGGGGAGACATGGGTTGATGAATCCACGTTGACGGGAGAAAGCCGTCCGATTGCCAAACAAAAAGGAGCTGACGTTTACTCGGGAACCATGAACGGCGCTGGGACCGTCGTGGTGGAGATGCGCAAAGAGATCGGCGATACAACCTTGGAACGAATTGTCGCCATGGTTCACGAGGCGCAAACCAAAAAGACGGCCACCGAACGATTCGTCGATACGTGGCAACAGCCTTATGTGATCGCTGTCATCGTCGGTGCGTTGGTCACCTTCTTTGCAACGCTATTTTGGAATCGCTCGGATGCAAACGATGCGTTCTACCATGCGATGGTTCTGCTTGTCGCTGCTTCACCCTGCGCCGTGGTCCTCAGTTCCCCATCGGTGATGCTTTCCGCGATCGCCCTCGCGGGACGGCATGGAGTACTGGTCAAGGGGGGGACTCATATCGAGCATCTCGGAACGATCGATGTCCTGGCCATGGATAAAACGGGGACCATTACAATGGGCAAACCGACAGTTCAAGAAATTTGGACACCACCCGGTTGCTCCCCCAACAAACTACTCGCGTACGCGGCACTGGTGGAAACGCAGAGCGAACATCCGTTGGCTCAGCCCATCCTCGATGAGCTCGCGAAACGGGGTGAACCCATTCCGAACGTCGTGCTTCAAGAGTTTCATAGCCATACGGGGCTAGGCGTCCATGCGAGCATCGATGGTGTATGGGTTGGGATTGGAAAGGAATCTCTCTTTGAAAGCCATGACCACCCCTTCCCTGCTTCCATTCAAGAGCAAGTCAGCAAGATGCGCGAGCGTGGCGAGACGGCTTTGCCAGTCGTCACCTCCGATCCGGGTATGTTCGGGATCATCAGCGTTACCGACCCATTGAGATCGGACACCGATTCCACGCTGAAGACCCTCAAGGGGTTGGCGATTCCGAAGATTGTCTTGTTGACGGGAGACCATCCAAGGGTTGCGCAGGCGATCGCTGGAAAATTGCCGTTCGACGAAATCGTCGCCGGACTGATGCCGGACGAAAAGGTGAAGCATCTTGTTCGACTCGGCGAGGGACAAAAATGTATTGCGATGGTGGGGGATGGTGTGAACGATGCCCCCGCGCTGGCTACGGCGGACGTCGGCATTGCGATGGGGGGAGTGGGGTCCGATGTGGCGCTCGAAGTGGCAGACGTGGTGTTGATGCGAGATAATTTGAGCGCGCTTCCGATCGCCATTTGGATAGGTCGCGTGGCGAACCGTCGCGTTCGGCAGAATTTGTTCTTCTCGTTTTCGATGATTGGATTGTTGGTCGCTTCGTCGTTTTTCAATCTTCCGATGTGGATGGGAGTTTTGGGGCACGAAGGAAGCACCTTGTTGGTTGTCTTCAACGGCATCCGACTGTTGTGGACCCGTATTCCCGATTCCCTGCGCGGTGTGGGTCGAGAGGGAACAACCGGCCACTTGGACGGTTAA